From the genome of Bombyx mori chromosome 7, ASM3026992v2:
TTGTCTAATTTCTTCTCTATAAGCCGTACTCGTTCTCTAGCTGGTGCCTCTACCATTTTTACTAATGATCGAATCTTTCTTACAGCTTCAATAAGTATCGCCAATTTATCACGTCCCGCATCTCTGAAGAGTATGTCTGTCACGTAGCTATCCAAGTTCTCTTGTTCCTTGCTCGCTGCATGGAGTACTGCAGCTAAAGCAATTTGTGACGGAGCATACAACAAGCATGCATCAGTTAAGAACACCTTTTCTAGGAACTCATCAATACCACTACGAAGACGTTCAGGATTAGCCAATGAACATCTAGTTTTAATGTCTATTAGGAATCCTTCTACTGGTCTGAAAGGATTATGTATGGTCAAATGGTAGTTTAATTGTTGCATTAGCAATAATTCATTGTTTAGTATTATATCTGATGCTTTTTCTCGATCTCCTTTGATATTGGCGACGAATTGCCCGATAGAAACGTTAAATTCTTCAACTTTACACGCTAAATACACGCAAGTGGCTAAAATTTCTTTTGGATGATAGTCCATTGTCGAGTTGTATAGATAAAATCGTTTAAAGTAATGAAAGGCTGTGCCCACCACCCCTTTGGGCATTGGAGGTGTGAATCTCTTGCAGAATTCTTTCAGATGGAGTTCGTATTGCTTTAAAAGTTGTCGTTCTTCATCAGGAGACAAGAAATACGTGAAACGTTGTTGCTCGTCGATGTGCGAGTTCTGTCTcgcgtaaaaaaaataattgtgtttttCACGTAAGCGTGCGAGTTCATTTTCATCACTGAACGTCCAAAATTTTCTTTGAGAGCTGGTAGAAAACATATTTTACTTGGAAACTAAAAGCGGATTGTAAAATCTTCAAATTCAGAAATTTGCGACTATCGTTAAAAGTTTGACATTTAAGGTGACATAAGCTattgacatttttaattttgagcTTTTGTTTCTTGTTGGCCGCCTCCGGTAAATTGTTATTCCAAATAAGCGAGGCGCATCCCATATTACCTTTGCCAGTTTGTGGTTACCGAACCCTGAAATAAGTCTAGCCCTATATgattaatctattttaatttttagcatTTTAGGTT
Proteins encoded in this window:
- the LOC101744462 gene encoding cyclin-H, with translation MFSTSSQRKFWTFSDENELARLREKHNYFFYARQNSHIDEQQRFTYFLSPDEERQLLKQYELHLKEFCKRFTPPMPKGVVGTAFHYFKRFYLYNSTMDYHPKEILATCVYLACKVEEFNVSIGQFVANIKGDREKASDIILNNELLLMQQLNYHLTIHNPFRPVEGFLIDIKTRCSLANPERLRSGIDEFLEKVFLTDACLLYAPSQIALAAVLHAASKEQENLDSYVTDILFRDAGRDKLAILIEAVRKIRSLVKMVEAPARERVRLIEKKLDKCRNQENNPDSEIYKRRMRELLDEDDVLHVGSSRMSLDTSGVTQVLSPSAS